GCCACCAGCCGCGCGGCATCGTGGTGACGGGCGGCCACCACACGCCGGAGGCGCGCGCGATGCTCGAGCAGGCCGGCATCCCGGTGATCGAGACCTGGGAGCTGCCGGGACGGCCGATCGACCGCGTGGTCGGCTTCTCGAACGAGGACGCCGCGCAGGCCATGACGCGCTATCTGTACGAGCGCGGCTATCGCCGGATCGGCTTCATCGGCAGCAGCTCGCTGCTGGACCTGCGCGGCATCGCGCGGCGCAACGGCTATCTGGCGGCGGTCGAGCAAGCCGGCCTGCACGCGCCGCGCGACGTGGTGCGGCCCACCCCCGCCAACGACATGGCGCACGGCGCCGCGATGGGCCACAGCAGCGCCGCGCTGAACCAGCTGCTGGCCGAGTGGCCCGACACCGACGCGGTGATGTGTACCAGCGACATCCACGCGTTCGGCGCGATCATGGCCTGCCACCGGCTCGGGCTCACGGTGCCGGGCGACCTGGCGGTGGCCGGCTTCGGCGATTTCGAGGTCTCGCGCCACTGCTATCCGACCATCACGACGATCTCGGTCGATGCCTACGGGATCGGTCACTCGACGGGCCAGTCGCTGCTCGCCGCGATCGACGGCTCGGAGCGGCCCAACGTTTCGCGCCGCGAGATCGCCTCGGTGCAGGCGCAGCGCCAGCAGCACGACGCGCCGCCGCTGATCCGGATTCCCTACGAGGTGGTCGCGCGCGAAAGCGCGTAAGGCGAGGCCGCGGCGGGCGGCCGGACGGGCGGCCCGACACACGGCGCGACGTGCAACATGCTGCGCCCCGCTTCGGGCGCGCCGCCGGCGCCGCCCGGTTGGAACCGGCGCGCTCGAAGCCGATGCCGGCCGGCCCCTCGCCCGCCTGGTCGTAGCCGGTCGTCGCTGGTCGTAGCCGTC
The genomic region above belongs to Burkholderia plantarii and contains:
- a CDS encoding LacI family DNA-binding transcriptional regulator translates to MADVARLAGVSKMSVSRVLTGQHVSDVTRERVMDAVRRTGYVADAVAGALSSGRNNVIAVVVPSLSSSNFADTVRGINDVVETRNLRLLLANTDYIAEREESLIRSLLSHQPRGIVVTGGHHTPEARAMLEQAGIPVIETWELPGRPIDRVVGFSNEDAAQAMTRYLYERGYRRIGFIGSSSLLDLRGIARRNGYLAAVEQAGLHAPRDVVRPTPANDMAHGAAMGHSSAALNQLLAEWPDTDAVMCTSDIHAFGAIMACHRLGLTVPGDLAVAGFGDFEVSRHCYPTITTISVDAYGIGHSTGQSLLAAIDGSERPNVSRREIASVQAQRQQHDAPPLIRIPYEVVARESA